A single genomic interval of Daucus carota subsp. sativus chromosome 1, DH1 v3.0, whole genome shotgun sequence harbors:
- the LOC108213314 gene encoding 15.4 kDa class V heat shock protein gives MEFSTFHPSSWHSFFTSPFLFPYHFIPENYVHWTETPESHIYSADLPGVKKEDIRVEVEDSVYLIIRTESENETTGEPVRCFMKKFRLPGMIDVNGISAGYEDGVLTVTVPRFSVRTGFHIEPSDVSEQLGVLARAA, from the exons ATGGAGTTCTCAACATTTCACCCTTCTTCTTGGCATTCTTTCTTTACCTCACCTTTTCTCTTCCCTTATCATTTCATCCCTGAAAATTACGTTCATTGGACAGAAACCCCGGAATCACACATATACTCAGCTGACCTTCCTG GTGTTAAGAAAGAGGACATAAGAGTAGAAGTTGAGGACTCAGTCTACCTAATAATAAGAACAGAAAGCGAAAATGAAACAACAGGGGAGCCTGTAAGGTGCTTCATGAAAAAATTTAGACTACCAGGTATGATAGATGTGAATGGAATCTCAGCTGGTTACGAAGACGGGGTCTTGACAGTCACAGTCCCGAGATTTTCTGTTAGAACAGGATTTCATATTGAACCATCAGACGTATCTGAACAGCTCGGAGTTCTTGCAAGAGCTGCTTGA
- the LOC108213215 gene encoding uncharacterized protein LOC108213215: MDVHLKNLFSRFQEQFGAGPGLGPGSGTCLVNVDGVTPLAIKSLYRAAAALFRTDPWKRFRPGHLFGVRVGKDSDWSRKKQPFPCIQFIGGDGGDLGFHMFRSESDAVRMTGSRETIRVPNVEVFRVTYMEEALIVPSQRRMIKSLALEISGDNRFPVIDVARCTSAGGLQFRNPSFEELKYVFAVMKAISWVHPLLKHQTDCGQKWSRFIDFESFIETVDVQWPPEMMEGNNDLVAVTVSHPPGHGYDERTSSTANSTPTKYAEPAEENFVIIKENFPDIVRQCAVCNKDVQGEELVCCASCRAVVYCGTPCQDLHWEEAHKNMCGLYKAMMAREKELAMEIFLFPCSTEQPCKWLELLGIHQKGMWRRKCNCYSQCPYGSLPVDDRLSDSWGGLSEDDYPHDSPFSSQSRDGMLSPVLLAGWSDYYSLQSLPLSSPVADILSHPFTVYHILTAVDINSKNLLLQGKEVTVHYVGPEAELDWMPAFAEISHVLNGMGNINMVMVGPGIPTHLSGTTFGIGSRIRVNLVRGLYQEESMYLPAPNVIVALNCKLESYSSWDGTLELIKLMGIPSFFTDQTEILCSNAKQVLCNFGLQVTHPVTPNPFRSPVRNYEPSDNLPSYSNAFLFGVNT; encoded by the coding sequence ATGGATGTGCATTTGAAGAATCTGTTTTCGAGATTTCAAGAACAATTTGGGGCTGGCCCAGGGCTTGGTCCTGGCTCAGGAACTTGTCTTGTGAATGTAGATGGTGTTACACCATTAGCTATTAAGTCCCTTTATAGGGCTGCTGCTGCTTTGTTTAGGACTGATCCTTGGAAGAGGTTTCGGCCTGGACATTTATTTGGTGTAAGGGTAGGAAAGGATTCGGATTGGTCTCGTAAGAAGCAGCCATTTCCGTGTATTCAATTTATTGGCGGGGATGGTGGGGATTTGGGGTTTCATATGTTTAGATCAGAAAGTGATGCTGTTAGGATGACGGGTTCCAGAGAAACAATTCGGGTTCCAAATGTTGAGGTGTTCAGAGTGACTTATATGGAGGAGGCTTTGATTGTACCTTCTCAGAGGAGAATGATTAAGTCATTGGCATTGGAAATTTCTGGTGATAATCGCTTTCCTGTTATAGATGTTGCTCGTTGCACATCTGCTGGTGGCCTTCAGTTTAGAAATCCTTCGTTTGAGGAGCTGAAGTATGTGTTTGCCGTCATGAAAGCTATTTCTTGGGTTCACCCGCTGCTTAAGCATCAAACTGATTGTGGTCAAAAGTGGTCGAGGTTCATTGATTTTGAATCATTCATTGAAACAGTTGATGTGCAATGGCCTCCTGAAATGATGGAAGGTAATAATGATCTAGTAGCAGTTACAGTCTCTCACCCGCCTGGTCATGGATATGATGAGAGAACAAGTTCAACAGCTAACTCAACTCCTACCAAATATGCAGAACCAGCAGAGGAAAATTTCGTTATTATTAAAGAGAACTTCCCTGATATTGTAAGACAGTGTGCTGTCTGCAATAAGGATGTTCAGGGAGAAGAGTTAGTTTGTTGTGCATCATGTCGTGCTGTGGTGTATTGTGGAACTCCCTGCCAGGACCTGCACTGGGAGGAAGCACATAAAAACATGTGTGGTCTTTACAAGGCCATGATGGCAAGAGAAAAAGAGCTCGCAATGGAAATATTTCTTTTTCCGTGTTCTACCGAACAACCATGTAAATGGCTTGAATTATTGGGTATCCACCAAAAGGGCATGTGGAGAAGAAAGTGCAACTGCTACTCTCAGTGCCCTTATGGTTCACTTCCTGTGGATGACAGGCTTTCAGATTCATGGGGTGGTTTAAGTGAAGATGATTATCCTCATGACTCGCCTTTTAGCAGTCAGTCAAGGGATGGTATGTTAAGTCCAGTTCTTCTTGCTGGCTGGTCAGATTACTACAGCCTCCAGTCACTCCCCTTGTCAAGTCCTGTTGCAGACATTTTATCTCATCCCTTCACAGTGTATCACATTTTGACAGCAGTAGATATCAATTCAAAGAATCTATTACTGCAAGGCAAAGAGGTTACTGTTCATTATGTTGGGCCTGAAGCAGAATTGGACTGGATGCCTGCATTCGCAGAAATTAGTCATGTACTGAATGGGATGGGGAATATAAATATGGTAATGGTGGGACCTGGGATTCCCACACATCTGTCCGGTACAACTTTTGGAATTGGAAGCAGGATAAGGGTGAATCTTGTAAGAGGTCTTTATCAAGAAGAATCCATGTATCTCCCTGCACCGAATGTCATTGTTGCACTGAACTGTAAGCTGGAGAGCTATTCTAGTTGGGATGGAACTCTTGAGCTGATAAAATTAATGGGAATTCCCTCCTTTTTCACTGATCAGACTGAAATTTTGTGTTCAAATGCTAAACAAGTTCTTTGTAATTTTGGACTGCAAGTCACCCATCCAGTGACACCTAATCCATTCCGCTCTCCAGTAAGGAATTACGAGCCTTCTGACAATCTTCCATCATACAGCAATGCATTTCTCTTTGGAGTTAATACATGA